A genomic stretch from Sulfurimonas sediminis includes:
- a CDS encoding biotin synthase, with the protein MKGKKVSEKIFLCSICNINSGTCKEDCKFCSQSVRYKADIERYKQKPMDAICQEAIMARDNGALGFCLVTADKGLTDKTLKFVCDVAKEVQKAAPELRLIACNGTASVEQLLTLKEAGIKAYNHNLETSEAFYPQICTTHPWSERYETCQNVNEAGLVLISGGIFGLGESQEDRISMLKSLKSLNPTSVPINFYHHNPALELEPNPLTADEALALIRLTRETLCDAERIMVAGGRELMFQERQAEIFENGANSIVIGNYLTTKGRVMSQDLAMLQSLGLDVAKSVN; encoded by the coding sequence ATGAAAGGCAAAAAAGTGAGTGAAAAAATATTTTTATGTTCCATTTGTAATATCAACAGCGGTACATGTAAAGAGGATTGCAAGTTTTGTTCGCAAAGTGTACGATATAAAGCAGATATTGAGCGTTACAAACAAAAGCCTATGGATGCCATCTGCCAAGAAGCAATAATGGCAAGAGACAACGGTGCACTTGGGTTTTGTCTTGTAACAGCAGACAAAGGGTTGACGGACAAAACACTTAAATTTGTCTGTGATGTGGCCAAAGAGGTACAAAAAGCAGCCCCTGAGTTACGCCTCATTGCCTGTAACGGCACAGCAAGTGTCGAACAACTCCTGACACTCAAAGAAGCAGGCATCAAAGCCTATAATCACAACCTTGAGACAAGCGAAGCCTTTTATCCGCAGATTTGTACAACCCATCCCTGGAGTGAACGCTATGAAACCTGCCAAAATGTCAATGAAGCCGGTTTGGTACTTATCAGCGGTGGAATTTTCGGGCTTGGTGAATCACAAGAAGACAGAATTTCCATGCTCAAATCACTCAAATCACTCAACCCTACTTCGGTGCCTATTAATTTTTATCACCACAACCCCGCACTGGAACTTGAACCAAACCCTTTAACAGCGGATGAAGCACTCGCACTCATCAGGCTGACACGTGAAACACTCTGTGATGCCGAGAGGATCATGGTTGCCGGCGGTCGTGAACTTATGTTTCAAGAGCGTCAGGCAGAAATTTTTGAAAACGGAGCGAATTCTATCGTCATCGGAAATTATCTGACAACAAAAGGACGTGTTATGAGTCAGGATCTGGCAATGTTGCAGTCACTTGGTCTTGATGTAGCCAAAAGCGTCAACTAA
- a CDS encoding metallophosphoesterase family protein, translating to MKIGILSDTHKKVKKAKTALDFLVQNGAEFIIHAGDIVEKEVLDLLEACKKKYIAVYGNNDAHLVTYHNKYHLVQEPYYFKLSNTKFKLMHLPFYMSRDAEVVIFGHTHQFEVEFAGGTLFLNPGEVCARNKPISECAMLEVLEEKFIVKYYTQKEKQEQYMLTKTFSYERQKSE from the coding sequence TTGAAAATAGGCATACTCTCCGATACCCATAAAAAGGTCAAAAAGGCAAAAACTGCCCTTGATTTTCTTGTGCAAAACGGGGCTGAGTTTATTATACATGCCGGAGATATTGTCGAAAAAGAAGTGCTGGACCTGCTTGAAGCATGCAAAAAAAAATATATAGCCGTCTATGGAAACAATGATGCCCATTTGGTTACATATCATAACAAGTACCATTTGGTCCAGGAACCCTACTATTTTAAACTCTCAAATACAAAATTCAAGTTGATGCACCTGCCCTTTTATATGAGCAGAGATGCCGAAGTTGTCATCTTTGGACATACACATCAGTTTGAAGTCGAGTTTGCAGGGGGCACGCTCTTTTTAAACCCCGGTGAAGTGTGTGCGAGAAACAAGCCGATTTCAGAATGTGCTATGCTTGAAGTTTTAGAAGAAAAATTTATAGTAAAATACTATACACAAAAAGAAAAACAAGAGCAGTATATGCTCACAAAAACTTTTTCTTATGAAAGGCAAAAAAGTGAGTGA
- the topA gene encoding type I DNA topoisomerase, with translation MNLIIVESPAKARTIKNFLGKNYDVIASKGHIRDLPKSRFGITIDEETHEIIPKYSVAKENAPTVKEIKEKAKKADTIYIATDEDREGEAIGWHIAHAIKKDPETLPRIVFHEITKTAIKHALDNARKIDMDMVNAQQARRLLDRIVGYKLSPLLASKIQKGLSGGRVQSSTLKLVVDREREIKAFVPQEYWTIDTLFKPNIEANLIKHKEQKISKLSIENKEQAEAITQSVKNDDFTIAKIETKQRKSATPPPFMTSTLQQAASSKLGFTPKRTMMIAQTLYEGVKTPDGTSGVITYMRTDSLNLAQEAVGAVRGIIESRYGKKYLPKEPKIYTKKSKGAQEAHEAIRPTMLQFTPEVAQKFLKADEIKLYRLIYERFMACQMEDALFEQQSIIFKGNENEFRASGRKLIFDGFYAVTGAEDKDKLLPTLKEGDKAEIQSVKPEQHFTEPPSRYSEASLIKKLESEGVGRPSTYAPTIATLSNRTYVTIEKKQIIPTEIAFTVTEILEKNFPNIVDINFTAEMEEELDEIAEGKVDWQKLLLEFYEKFMKQIEAGKENIVSLKLAKPLGRTCPKCGEHELLLRSGRFGNFIACSGFPKCKYTEQCDEEGNAIEKKETTADEKCDKCGADMIEKNGRNGKFLACSNYPECKNTKSINIEEKVSETPCPDCGGKISLKNSRRGPFWGCENYPDCKFISKFEPTTIKCKEKGCKGVLAPRTYRNKEVYECVKCKARTPREEIDKA, from the coding sequence TTGAACTTAATAATCGTCGAATCACCCGCAAAAGCCCGTACTATCAAGAACTTTTTAGGCAAAAACTATGATGTTATTGCCTCCAAAGGACACATCCGAGATTTGCCAAAATCCCGTTTTGGTATTACGATAGATGAAGAAACTCACGAAATCATTCCAAAATACTCTGTCGCCAAAGAAAATGCGCCAACTGTCAAAGAGATTAAAGAAAAAGCCAAAAAAGCTGACACGATTTATATCGCGACCGATGAGGACCGTGAGGGAGAAGCAATTGGGTGGCATATTGCCCATGCCATCAAAAAAGACCCCGAAACACTCCCGCGTATCGTCTTTCACGAAATTACAAAAACAGCAATAAAACATGCCCTTGACAATGCAAGAAAAATCGATATGGACATGGTCAATGCCCAGCAGGCTCGTCGTCTGCTTGACCGCATCGTCGGTTACAAGCTCTCGCCTCTGCTGGCTTCAAAAATCCAAAAAGGCTTAAGCGGCGGGCGTGTGCAAAGCTCGACACTCAAACTTGTCGTGGACCGTGAACGCGAAATCAAAGCCTTTGTTCCTCAGGAATACTGGACAATTGACACGCTTTTCAAGCCAAATATCGAAGCCAATCTTATCAAACACAAAGAGCAAAAAATCTCCAAACTCTCCATAGAGAACAAAGAACAGGCAGAGGCAATTACCCAAAGTGTCAAAAATGACGATTTCACAATTGCAAAAATTGAGACAAAGCAAAGAAAAAGTGCTACACCGCCACCGTTTATGACTTCAACGCTCCAACAAGCAGCATCAAGCAAACTTGGATTTACTCCAAAAAGAACCATGATGATCGCGCAAACTCTCTATGAAGGTGTCAAAACTCCAGACGGGACTTCAGGGGTCATTACCTATATGAGAACCGATTCACTCAACCTCGCACAAGAAGCTGTGGGTGCAGTCCGAGGTATTATTGAGAGCCGTTACGGCAAGAAATATCTGCCAAAAGAACCAAAGATTTATACGAAAAAATCAAAAGGCGCACAGGAGGCTCACGAAGCCATTCGCCCTACAATGTTGCAGTTTACACCCGAAGTGGCACAAAAGTTTTTAAAAGCTGATGAGATTAAACTTTATCGTTTGATTTATGAGCGTTTTATGGCATGTCAGATGGAAGATGCGCTTTTTGAACAGCAAAGTATCATCTTTAAAGGCAATGAAAACGAGTTCCGTGCAAGCGGACGAAAACTCATTTTTGACGGTTTTTATGCGGTCACAGGAGCAGAAGACAAAGACAAACTTTTACCTACTTTAAAAGAGGGGGACAAAGCTGAAATTCAAAGTGTAAAACCCGAGCAGCACTTTACAGAACCGCCATCACGTTACTCTGAAGCGAGTCTGATCAAAAAACTCGAATCTGAGGGAGTCGGACGTCCATCGACCTATGCACCGACGATTGCAACACTTTCCAACCGAACCTATGTGACTATAGAGAAAAAGCAGATTATTCCGACAGAAATCGCTTTTACCGTGACAGAAATTTTGGAGAAAAACTTTCCAAACATTGTAGATATTAACTTTACAGCGGAGATGGAAGAAGAACTCGATGAGATTGCCGAAGGCAAAGTAGACTGGCAGAAACTGCTCCTTGAGTTTTATGAAAAATTTATGAAACAGATTGAAGCGGGCAAAGAAAACATTGTCTCACTCAAACTTGCCAAACCGCTTGGACGTACCTGCCCTAAATGCGGGGAGCATGAGTTACTTCTTAGAAGCGGACGCTTTGGAAACTTCATCGCCTGCAGCGGTTTTCCAAAATGTAAATACACAGAGCAGTGTGACGAAGAGGGCAACGCGATAGAGAAAAAAGAGACAACGGCCGATGAAAAGTGTGACAAATGTGGTGCGGACATGATAGAAAAAAACGGTCGTAACGGAAAATTTCTTGCATGTTCAAACTATCCTGAGTGTAAAAATACAAAAAGCATCAATATTGAAGAGAAGGTGAGTGAGACCCCTTGTCCTGACTGTGGCGGAAAAATCAGCCTGAAAAACTCACGCCGAGGCCCTTTTTGGGGGTGTGAAAATTACCCTGATTGTAAATTTATCTCAAAGTTTGAGCCGACAACAATCAAGTGTAAAGAGAAAGGATGTAAAGGTGTGCTAGCGCCTCGTACCTACAGGAACAAAGAAGTGTATGAGTGTGTGAAGTGTAAAGCGCGTACACCTCGTGAAGAGATAGACAAAGCATAA
- a CDS encoding type II toxin-antitoxin system PemK/MazF family toxin yields MYKRGEIILVNLNPQKNNEAGKIRPCVVISSTEVNEILELLTVLPCTTNLLGEGLFRVFLPTREKLEKDCEVMVEQIRGISYKRVLGSLGITSTQELQKIEQGLKALLEL; encoded by the coding sequence ATGTATAAAAGAGGAGAGATAATTCTTGTAAACTTAAACCCACAAAAAAACAATGAAGCAGGAAAAATCAGACCTTGCGTTGTCATCTCGTCAACTGAAGTCAATGAAATTTTAGAACTACTGACTGTTTTGCCATGCACAACCAATCTATTAGGCGAAGGACTGTTTAGAGTTTTTCTTCCAACACGAGAAAAATTAGAAAAAGATTGTGAAGTTATGGTTGAACAGATTCGAGGTATTTCATACAAAAGAGTACTCGGTTCTTTAGGCATCACGAGCACACAGGAATTACAAAAAATTGAACAAGGGCTTAAAGCACTTTTAGAACTTTAA
- a CDS encoding type II toxin-antitoxin system Phd/YefM family antitoxin: MHTISATEIKQNSTRLQEALRDDILITKRDKPFVVVMDYEKYIKLKTIENKWNNNKESDLAKEAKRIKKSAFTEHALLDATLSDGLDDV, encoded by the coding sequence ATGCATACTATATCTGCAACAGAAATCAAGCAAAACTCGACAAGATTACAAGAAGCACTGCGTGATGACATTCTTATCACCAAACGTGACAAGCCTTTTGTAGTTGTTATGGATTATGAAAAATACATAAAACTTAAAACAATTGAAAACAAATGGAACAACAACAAAGAATCTGATTTGGCTAAAGAAGCAAAAAGGATTAAAAAGAGTGCATTTACTGAACATGCCCTACTTGATGCTACCCTTAGTGACGGATTAGATGATGTATAA
- a CDS encoding type II toxin-antitoxin system PemK/MazF family toxin: MFKRGSVYLAKTRPVLIIQTDLLNATQHTTVTILPLTTQLIDNSYPLRYRLKKREKLQQTSEILCDQIRTIDINRLATQAIATLTQQELYEVEEQVKILLDFS; encoded by the coding sequence ATGTTTAAACGGGGTTCCGTCTACCTTGCAAAAACAAGACCTGTTCTCATCATCCAGACAGATTTACTCAATGCTACACAGCATACTACCGTCACCATTTTACCGTTGACTACGCAACTCATAGATAACAGCTATCCACTTCGCTACAGGCTTAAAAAAAGGGAAAAACTCCAACAGACATCAGAGATACTCTGTGATCAAATCAGAACGATAGATATCAATAGACTTGCTACACAAGCCATAGCAACACTTACACAACAAGAGCTTTATGAAGTAGAAGAACAGGTAAAAATCCTTCTTGATTTTAGTTAA
- a CDS encoding DNA-binding protein — MKTITLKTDDTFFEHVTQLAKNLHLTKSELIRRSIKAYENHIKKEQLKEQIKQAALNVRQSNASISQEFSITDNDGLENV, encoded by the coding sequence ATGAAAACTATTACACTCAAAACAGACGATACTTTTTTTGAGCATGTTACACAACTTGCAAAAAATCTACACCTTACAAAGAGTGAGCTGATCCGCCGTTCCATTAAAGCGTATGAAAATCACATCAAAAAAGAACAACTCAAAGAACAGATCAAACAAGCAGCGCTCAATGTCCGCCAATCCAATGCTTCCATAAGCCAAGAGTTTTCCATTACTGATAATGACGGGTTAGAAAATGTTTAA
- a CDS encoding flagellin gives MGFRINTNVAAMNAHRNSVQTNLGLDKSLNALSSGLRINKAADDASGMAIANSLRQQAQGLGQAINNANDGIGVAQTADGALEEYTKIIDTVRTKAIQAASDGQTLDTRKKIQADIDRLLEEAQNIASTTSFNGQTLLNGAYQNKSFQIGAYSGETVKLSIGDTQTSQVAKFSLAETSVGFSRLSGAANSAGGSASLSVTVVNADGTTATVSTSTISFASGADLSGYEIAQAVVDKFNQQAQIAGADVRASIVEATGSTVDNPEYGIRVDSSGDLTGITLGDGVADGNSAAIAANTAAGLNNNLSTVDVTTRRDAQKAITIASYALKDIDATRSDIGSVQNQLESTVRNISITQVNVTAAESQIRDVDFAAESANFSKLNILAQSGSYAMSQANAVQQNVLRLLQ, from the coding sequence ATGGGTTTTAGAATTAACACAAATGTTGCGGCAATGAACGCACACCGTAATTCGGTGCAAACAAACTTAGGTTTAGACAAAAGTTTAAATGCACTTTCTTCAGGTCTAAGAATCAACAAAGCGGCTGATGACGCTTCTGGTATGGCGATTGCAAACTCTCTTCGTCAACAAGCACAAGGTCTTGGTCAAGCTATCAACAATGCCAATGACGGTATTGGTGTTGCACAGACTGCTGATGGTGCTTTAGAAGAGTACACTAAAATCATTGATACTGTCAGAACGAAAGCAATTCAAGCAGCGTCTGATGGTCAAACACTTGATACGCGTAAAAAAATTCAAGCAGATATCGACAGACTTTTAGAAGAGGCACAAAATATTGCTTCTACAACTTCATTTAATGGTCAGACGCTTTTAAACGGTGCATACCAAAATAAATCATTTCAAATTGGTGCATATTCTGGAGAGACTGTAAAACTCTCTATCGGTGATACACAGACTTCACAAGTTGCTAAATTTTCTCTGGCTGAAACAAGTGTTGGTTTCTCTCGTTTAAGTGGGGCGGCAAACTCTGCTGGCGGATCAGCTTCACTCTCAGTTACTGTTGTAAATGCTGATGGAACAACTGCAACTGTTTCAACATCAACAATTAGTTTTGCTTCCGGTGCAGATTTGTCAGGATATGAAATAGCGCAGGCAGTTGTTGATAAATTTAACCAACAGGCACAGATTGCTGGTGCGGATGTACGAGCGAGTATTGTTGAAGCTACCGGTTCTACAGTTGATAATCCAGAGTATGGTATCCGTGTGGATTCTTCAGGTGATTTGACAGGTATTACGTTAGGTGATGGTGTTGCAGATGGAAATTCAGCTGCAATTGCTGCAAATACGGCTGCCGGTTTAAATAACAACCTGTCAACAGTTGATGTAACTACTCGTAGAGATGCACAAAAAGCGATTACTATTGCTTCGTATGCACTAAAAGATATAGATGCAACACGTTCAGATATTGGTTCAGTTCAAAATCAGCTTGAATCTACGGTGAGAAATATATCGATTACACAGGTAAATGTTACGGCTGCGGAATCTCAGATTCGAGATGTTGACTTTGCTGCAGAGAGTGCAAACTTCTCTAAATTGAATATTCTTGCACAGTCAGGTTCATATGCTATGAGTCAGGCAAATGCTGTTCAACAGAATGTTTTAAGACTGCTTCAGTAG
- a CDS encoding motility associated factor glycosyltransferase family protein, translating to MQNIEEQAIKNYQNNIEFFKEYNEKVSNKILALESLLNDGKLSPKYDLIYEEGYFDVVELSSGAKLYNTNSQEFSQKIVDNINLKKNDQSFRSLRKINFEKASFEKIKNANAYTNFSTTAEIYELYHKNIDDSTHMKELDKFIFLGVGLGLHIPKAVEKYDFQVVLIVEDNLELFRLSLFTVDYKQALMNTTSFFSIADNAGSFRECFNGFYTNAFFKNQFIKFHLFSSAYESKIQEIQAILISRPEATYSHNRLLEKSRKVLDKINEEYKFLDLRKRQSDTIFQNKPWLVLGAGPSLYKNAEWVKDNQDRFVIVAAFTALNTLKRVGVTPDIAVQIDENVYTTHEMIENLGDLDFLEETLLFFSASVSPELFQHFKKENIYLHEDRTKYKLSRSTLTVSSVGDSIHAFALIFNAPQIYLLGIDLALSDDGLSHTPDHFKARLIDNSNNNPQTQDNQDFHLGDAVLEIAGNFKEKVKSTPLFMLSIPVINYFTRKYKTPMQNIYNLSDGCKLEQTIPTSFKDITLPEKQNKILLRKEMKEYFDTLSTTQLDQNEIDGIYCRIGQIQDYLTILETFNNAPHSDSLIFKLNLIKMVSAMCNHECIFELRDLMTIYYMNTAPYADDFFNTKELKNSKKFTKKFHTVFVKNVKKIIETYEKDLHVLKVLEKENSQA from the coding sequence ATGCAAAATATAGAAGAACAGGCTATCAAAAACTATCAAAATAATATTGAATTCTTTAAAGAATACAATGAAAAAGTTTCTAATAAAATTTTAGCATTAGAAAGCTTGCTAAATGATGGAAAACTCTCCCCAAAGTATGACCTTATCTATGAAGAGGGCTACTTTGATGTTGTGGAACTTTCAAGCGGTGCAAAACTCTATAACACAAACTCTCAAGAATTTTCACAAAAGATTGTAGACAATATCAATTTAAAAAAGAATGATCAGAGCTTTAGAAGTTTACGAAAAATAAACTTTGAAAAAGCCTCTTTTGAGAAAATAAAAAATGCCAATGCATATACAAACTTTTCTACTACAGCAGAAATATATGAACTTTATCATAAGAACATTGACGATTCTACCCATATGAAAGAGCTGGATAAATTTATATTTTTAGGGGTAGGTCTTGGACTGCATATTCCAAAAGCAGTTGAGAAATATGACTTTCAAGTAGTGCTTATAGTAGAAGATAATCTAGAGCTTTTTCGCCTTTCTCTTTTTACTGTAGATTATAAACAAGCACTTATGAATACAACAAGTTTTTTTTCAATTGCTGATAATGCAGGTAGCTTTAGAGAATGTTTTAACGGTTTTTATACCAATGCTTTTTTCAAAAACCAATTCATAAAGTTTCACCTTTTTTCCTCTGCATATGAATCAAAGATTCAAGAGATTCAAGCTATTCTTATCTCTCGACCGGAAGCAACTTATTCCCATAATCGTCTTTTAGAAAAAAGCAGAAAAGTTTTAGACAAAATCAATGAAGAGTATAAATTTCTTGATTTGCGTAAAAGACAAAGTGATACAATATTTCAAAACAAGCCATGGCTTGTTTTAGGAGCAGGACCCTCTCTTTATAAAAATGCAGAATGGGTAAAAGACAATCAAGACAGATTTGTAATTGTCGCTGCTTTTACAGCACTAAATACACTTAAGCGTGTCGGTGTCACTCCAGATATTGCAGTCCAAATTGATGAAAATGTATATACAACACATGAAATGATTGAAAATTTAGGAGACTTGGACTTTTTAGAAGAAACACTTCTTTTTTTCAGTGCTTCTGTCTCTCCTGAGCTTTTCCAACACTTCAAAAAAGAAAACATCTACCTGCATGAGGACAGAACAAAGTACAAACTCTCCCGTTCTACACTGACAGTCTCAAGCGTTGGAGACTCTATCCATGCATTCGCACTCATATTTAATGCACCGCAAATTTATCTTTTAGGAATAGACTTGGCACTCAGTGATGATGGGCTTTCTCATACACCTGATCACTTTAAAGCACGTTTAATAGATAACAGCAATAACAACCCTCAAACACAAGACAATCAAGATTTTCACCTTGGCGATGCTGTCCTTGAAATAGCAGGTAACTTCAAAGAAAAAGTAAAATCCACTCCTTTGTTTATGCTTTCCATTCCCGTTATCAACTACTTTACTCGAAAGTACAAAACACCCATGCAAAATATCTACAATCTTTCAGATGGCTGTAAGCTTGAGCAGACAATCCCTACCTCTTTCAAAGATATAACGCTGCCAGAAAAACAAAACAAAATACTTTTAAGAAAAGAAATGAAAGAATATTTTGACACTTTATCTACAACACAACTTGATCAAAATGAAATAGATGGTATTTACTGTCGCATTGGGCAGATTCAAGACTATTTAACTATTCTTGAAACATTTAACAATGCTCCCCACAGTGATAGTTTAATATTTAAACTCAATCTTATAAAAATGGTAAGTGCAATGTGTAATCACGAATGCATCTTTGAACTCAGAGATTTAATGACCATATATTATATGAACACTGCACCCTATGCAGATGATTTTTTCAATACAAAAGAGTTAAAAAACTCAAAAAAATTCACAAAAAAATTTCATACTGTTTTTGTAAAAAATGTTAAAAAGATTATAGAGACCTATGAAAAAGATTTACATGTACTCAAAGTACTAGAAAAAGAAAATTCCCAAGCATAA
- a CDS encoding UDP-N-acetylglucosamine 4,6-dehydratase has translation MDILKLIGREKALFDDDIQKQKNELSKIVSEANFLVLGGAGSIGSAVVKEIFKRNPKKLHVVDISENNLTELVRDIRSSFGYINGEFATYVLDIGSIEYDAFITKDGQYDYVLNLSALKHVRSEKDPFTLMRMIETNIFNTDKTLKQAIKNGVTKYFCVSTDKAANPVNMMGASKRIMEMFVHRNSTKIEVSMARFANVAFSDGSLLHGFNMRLEKQQPIVAPNDIKRYFVTPKESGELCLMSCIFGENRDIFFPKLSETLHLISFSEIAVKYLKEKGYEPYLCKSEAEARRLVKTLPQKGQWPCLFTESDTTGEKDFEEFFTENEVLDLERFENLGIIKNELDFDAELLEKFEKEIEQMLLAKSWNKEQIVELFLELLPNFEYEDKKKYLDGKM, from the coding sequence ATGGATATTTTAAAACTAATAGGTAGAGAAAAAGCGTTATTTGATGACGATATACAAAAGCAAAAAAATGAGTTAAGTAAGATTGTAAGTGAGGCAAATTTTTTGGTGCTTGGTGGGGCAGGAAGTATTGGGAGTGCTGTTGTAAAAGAGATTTTTAAACGCAATCCTAAAAAGCTTCATGTTGTAGATATTTCTGAAAACAATCTTACTGAACTTGTTCGTGATATTAGAAGTTCTTTTGGTTATATAAACGGAGAATTTGCAACATACGTACTCGATATAGGTTCCATTGAGTATGATGCCTTTATTACGAAAGATGGGCAGTATGATTATGTACTCAATCTTTCAGCACTCAAACATGTACGCAGTGAAAAAGACCCGTTTACTTTGATGCGGATGATTGAAACCAATATTTTCAATACAGACAAAACACTCAAACAAGCAATTAAAAACGGTGTTACAAAGTACTTTTGTGTCTCGACTGACAAAGCAGCCAATCCTGTTAATATGATGGGTGCAAGTAAAAGAATTATGGAAATGTTTGTGCATCGTAACTCTACTAAGATTGAAGTCTCAATGGCACGATTTGCCAATGTTGCTTTTTCGGATGGAAGTCTTCTACACGGTTTTAATATGCGTTTAGAAAAACAGCAACCTATTGTTGCTCCAAATGATATCAAACGCTATTTTGTAACACCAAAAGAGAGTGGAGAACTCTGTTTGATGAGTTGTATTTTTGGAGAGAATCGTGATATTTTCTTTCCAAAACTCTCCGAAACATTGCATCTTATCAGTTTTTCTGAGATTGCTGTCAAATATCTCAAAGAAAAAGGCTACGAACCATACTTGTGTAAGAGTGAAGCTGAAGCGCGTAGACTTGTTAAAACATTGCCACAAAAAGGACAGTGGCCTTGTTTGTTTACGGAAAGTGATACTACGGGAGAGAAAGATTTTGAAGAATTTTTTACTGAAAACGAGGTACTCGATTTAGAGCGATTTGAAAACCTTGGCATCATCAAAAATGAGCTTGATTTTGATGCAGAACTTTTAGAAAAGTTTGAAAAAGAGATAGAACAGATGCTTCTTGCAAAATCGTGGAACAAAGAGCAGATAGTAGAACTTTTTTTAGAACTTCTGCCAAATTTTGAGTATGAAGACAAGAAAAAATATCTTGATGGGAAAATGTGA
- a CDS encoding LegC family aminotransferase: MQTIINFIQDIYQTKEFIPLHEPRFRGNEKKYLNECIDSTFVSSVGKFVDLFEEQFASYVGAKYAVATVNGTSALHVALTVGGVSDDDEVITQALTFIATCNAISYCGAKPVFIDVDLETSGMSAKALEAFLQQNCIVKNGECINKTTNKRVKACVPMHTFGHPCEIDTIAQICKKWHIVLVEDSAESLGSFYKQEHTGTFGKMGCFSFNGNKIITSGGGGVVVTDDEVLAKKLKHLTTTAKVPHKWEYSHDIIGYNYRMPNLNAALLVAQLEELEGFLASKRELAQKYAHFFEDFDDIEFIKEPDNAQSNYWLNAITCKDKKMRDEWLEFTNANGVMTRPVWKLMSELGMFKMCQNDGLKNSKYLSDRVINIPSSVL; encoded by the coding sequence ATGCAAACAATAATCAATTTTATTCAAGATATTTATCAAACAAAGGAGTTTATTCCTCTGCATGAACCTCGTTTTAGAGGAAATGAAAAGAAGTACTTAAATGAGTGTATAGACTCCACTTTTGTCTCAAGTGTAGGAAAATTTGTTGATTTGTTTGAAGAACAATTTGCTTCGTATGTGGGAGCAAAATATGCTGTTGCAACTGTAAATGGAACGAGTGCTTTACATGTAGCCCTCACAGTTGGTGGTGTGTCTGACGATGATGAAGTAATAACCCAGGCACTCACGTTTATAGCTACATGTAATGCTATCAGTTATTGTGGAGCAAAACCGGTTTTTATAGATGTAGATTTAGAAACATCGGGGATGAGTGCAAAAGCATTAGAAGCGTTTTTACAACAAAACTGTATAGTGAAAAATGGGGAATGCATAAATAAAACAACGAACAAAAGGGTAAAAGCATGTGTGCCAATGCATACGTTTGGTCACCCCTGTGAGATTGACACTATTGCTCAAATTTGTAAAAAATGGCATATTGTTTTAGTAGAGGACAGTGCTGAAAGCCTGGGCAGTTTTTATAAGCAAGAACATACAGGAACATTTGGAAAGATGGGCTGTTTTAGTTTTAACGGTAACAAAATCATCACTTCCGGTGGCGGAGGCGTTGTAGTCACAGATGATGAAGTGTTGGCAAAAAAGCTCAAACACCTTACTACAACGGCAAAAGTGCCACATAAATGGGAGTATTCTCATGATATAATCGGGTATAATTACCGCATGCCAAATCTTAATGCAGCACTTTTAGTTGCACAACTTGAGGAGCTGGAAGGTTTTTTAGCATCAAAAAGAGAGTTAGCACAAAAATATGCACATTTTTTTGAAGATTTTGACGATATAGAGTTTATTAAAGAGCCAGATAATGCACAATCAAACTACTGGCTCAATGCCATTACATGTAAAGATAAAAAAATGAGAGATGAGTGGTTGGAATTTACAAATGCAAACGGTGTTATGACACGCCCTGTATGGAAACTGATGAGTGAGTTGGGAATGTTTAAAATGTGTCAAAATGACGGACTGAAAAACTCAAAATATTTGAGTGATAGAGTTATCAATATTCCAAGTAGTGTGTTATGA